GGGTATAAATGACATTTTATCCCAAATCGTCAATATTGCTGGAAAAGACTACTGCCCGGTTCCTTTAAAATATGGCAAAGAAACCGAAAAAGCAATTCAGCAAGTAATCGAGTGTATTTCTCTCGCTCCCTCTCTGGCCAAAAAATGTCACACCGGACGTTTTATTTCAGCCATGTTGCTTGCAAACGACGTCGAGATAAATAATTTAATCTTTTCCGCTTCGAAAAATAGTAATACAAAAGAAAAAATTAATTCGATTGTAAAAAAACTCGAAGCACGCGAGGGTATCGATGGCGAAACTATTATCTCTAACACCCGGCATGGTTGGGCAAGTGGTATATATCATGAGGTTGTAAAAAAACCAACTCATCAAGAACCTACCGCAACAGATAAAATTGATAGTATTCTACTCAATCGGTATTTAGGTCTTCCAATTTTCGGCTTCATGATGTTCATCATGTTCGCATTGACTTTCGGTTTGGGGAAATACCCCTCCGAATGGATAGAACTCTTCTTTTCATTCCTTGGGAAGCTATTAAATAACGCTTTTACCGCTATCGGCGCACCCAGTATAATTAATTCGCTTCTTATCGATGGTATAATCGGCGGAGTAGGAGGAGTGCTAGTCTTCCTCCCAAATATAATTATCCTCTTCCTCATTGTCGCTATTCTCGAGGATACCGGCTACATGGCTCGCGCCGCTTTTCTGGTCGATAAAATCATGCATGGCATAGGATTACATGGAAAAAGCTTCATCCCTATCATCCTGGGATTTGGATGCACTGTCCCAGCTGTAATGGCAACTCGAACTCTTGAAAACCACGAGGATAGACTACTCACAATCTTAGTTTTACCTTTCGTTCTATGTAGCGCGCGAATACCAGTTTTCGTCCTCCTTTCGAGCGCTTTCTTTGAAAACTACGCCGGCCTTGTTATGTTTAGTATGTATTTTCTAAGCATCCTAGTGGCAATTACAACCGCAAAGGTCCTTAAGCTCCTTTTCTTCCCCGGCCTATCCACTCCGTTCGTTATGGAGCTTCCTCCCTATCACATTCCAAGCCTCAGAGGAATACTAATTCATACATGGGAACGAGCATGGGCATTTATTCGCAAGGCTGGAACTGTTATCCTCGTTGGATCAATAATAATCTGGGCACTTGGATCGATGCCTCCAGGCACCGAATATGCAGGAGAATCCTCATGGGCAGCTGCTATCGGTAAATTGCTCGAACCTTTGGTTAGTCCATTTGGATCCGACTGGAGGGGTGCAGTCGCACTTCTTTTTGGTTTTGCAGCTAAAGAAATAGTCGTGTCAACACTCACAGTCCTTTCAAGTAGCGGCTCCGGTGTGATCGAAAATTCCATCCAAAATGTCTTCACACCACTATCAGCATATGCATTCATGGTATTCACTCTTATTTATACTCCATGTATAGCCACCGTAGCGGTGATTAAAAAGGAAACTCAAAGCTGGAAATGGACTGGATTCTCAGTGGGATTAGGACTAATTATAGCATGGATACTCGCGTTCACTGTCTATCAACTCGGATCCATTATGAATATGAGATAATAAAATGGAATTGATTCTACCAATACTAGCGCTAATTGTCGGATTGACCGTTCTTATAAAAAAAATAATTAACGACGCTAAAAATAAAAAATGCGCTAACTGCCCATTCGAAAAAACTTGCTCAAATAATATTGACAACGAAACCGAAGAAAATATGAAATAAAGGCTGGCGCGGGAAGGGGGTGCGGTTGTTAAGGGGGTTTTTGCTTCGAAAATGGTCTGGTCTTATCAAATTAAAGTAAACATAGCAAAAACCGTGACAGCCCGATAGCAATATCAAACCTCTTCGAGAGGAATAGGACAAATATTCTTCCTTCCACACTTAAGACACATGTCTCCACACCATATCATCTCAAAAAGTGAACCCGCTTTGTCGATAAATTGCCTTTCATCTGTTAAAAAACCAACCTCAAAATTCCTCCTATTCGAGGACTTTGCTCCAATTCCTGCACCGGTAAGATTAGCCGAACCAATATATAATAGCTTATCGTCAGCTAAAAAAGTTTTCTGATGCACCCTTGGGCAACGCCTCATGGCAAATCCCGCTGGCAAGGGTTTTTTCGCCATCCGATGAAGTAGATATTCCGAAGGCACAGCCGAATGCAGTATCCTTACCTGAATACCCCGGGATAGCCTCTGATGAAGAAAATCCAAAAGGTCTATCGAGCTTCTGCCTTTTATTATTCTTATAGCTTTAATATTTGCGGTTGCAATATCGAGTCGATCTTTCGCCTTAACCATTATACCCTCTACAACATGACTATAATGCTCTTCGGACTCGATATACTCAATCATGCTAATCTACTAAATAAAATTTTGTAGGCTTTGTATTAATCGGAGGATAAGTCTGAAGCACCCCAATAATGCTATACTGACCCATTAAAAGCTCAGCGTCAGTCGTTTTTGATAAGCCATCCCATGTTGACCTAAGAACCAATGAATCTCGAGGCGCAAGCTTGTTTCTGCTTATGATCTGAGCACACTTCTTGTCACCAAGAAAACTCCAGATTTCCCCTTTTTTGTTTGATAATAAAAAATCGAAACGGCAGGCATCAGGAAATATCAACTCCACAGAATCTGGCGAATCGTTTTTAACAACCATCATAAATTCAATTGGCGAACCGAGTGCATATGCCGAATCGCTTAAAGCGATTTTCACATCGATTGCCTTCTTTAAATCAGGTTGTTTAAGTGATTCTGACTGATTACTGCAGGAAAGAAAAACAATGGAAATCAAAACCATAACAACTATAAAATGAAAATCTACCCTTCGCAAAATTACCCCTCGAATTTACCCAAAATATCTACAAATTGAGCACTAGTCTGTGCGGTTAAAATCTCCTCACGGACTCTGGGATTATTCATTATCCTGGAAAGCTCGGACAAAATCCTAACATGCTCACCACAATCGTTCTTTGGTGAAACAAGAAGAAAAAATATCCTTGCCGGGCGATGATCTATTGAATCAAAATATACGCCTTTTTCGGATATACCAGCAACAATCTTTGGTATTGATATTTTATCTACCTTGGCATGAGGTATCGCCAACCCATAACCAACACCAGTGCTCATCATTTCTTCCCTCTCGAGAACGGAATCAAAAATCTCCGCGCTGGAATCTATGGAATAAACATCGCAAAGAAGTTGTGTGAGCTCCTCTATTATCGATATCTTATCGGAACTGGTGAGCGGGATTTTAACCGCTCTAGCTGGAAGTTTCTCGTTTAACATAAACCTCTTTGATAAATTAAAATCGCCTGTAAATTTAGACATACCCACTTCATATGTCAAGATAGGTTTATAAAATGTTAAATATAATCTCACATTCGGTGAGTTGACAAAATATAATATATCCTTATTTTTTACGAATATGAATAATCGGCTACTAGAAGTTTTAATTCTCGTTGCAGAAGCTCTGCAACAAAGCAATGACGCTAGTTTGGCGTTATCGGAACAAACCCGAAACGAGCTTATCGAAAAGGGTTTTACCAATGACGAAGTCCAAAATGCTATTCATTGGATCGGCGAAAGACTTCCATTAAATAAAGGGAAAAGAGCGATTAGAGTTCTATCAAATTTCGAGAGGATACATCTAACAACCAAAGGATCTGGTTTACTCCTCAAACTACGAAATCTTAACCTTCTCACAGATGAACATATCGAACTCATTATTGCACGAGCGCTTTTGCTCAACGAATTGCCTATCGATGCTGAAAGTGTAAGAAACATGGCATTCGTCCTTCTTTTTGATTTGAAAAACCATCACGACGGCTTTTCTATGTATGTCGATTCCGATAAAAATGACTTAGAAAATTAAGGCTCAATATTGAATTACTATTATCGCAAAAAGTATTTTAGACGCAATCCGTTATCACAGGGATCGGCAGTTAAAGGAATCGTTGCTATTACTGGAATTGTGTTTCTTCTTCAGATGATTGCTCCTCGGATAACATCGATATTTGCACTCAATCCCTCGCTTGTGCGAAGCGAATTCAAAATATATCAACTTATAACTTACATGTTTCTTCATGGAGGCTTTTTTCACATTTTTTTTAACCTTTTTATTCTTTATCTCTTTGGTCGCGAACTCGAAAGTA
The DNA window shown above is from bacterium and carries:
- a CDS encoding phospholipase D family protein, coding for MIEYIESEEHYSHVVEGIMVKAKDRLDIATANIKAIRIIKGRSSIDLLDFLHQRLSRGIQVRILHSAVPSEYLLHRMAKKPLPAGFAMRRCPRVHQKTFLADDKLLYIGSANLTGAGIGAKSSNRRNFEVGFLTDERQFIDKAGSLFEMIWCGDMCLKCGRKNICPIPLEEV
- the feoB gene encoding ferrous iron transport protein B, whose protein sequence is NPNSGKTSLFNALTGMRQHVGNWPGVTVEKIVGYSQWHNSNIEFIDLPGTYSLSPYSPDEKVARDFLLFERPDAVCIVIDSINLERSLYLVAQIVELDLPFVLALNMTDIAEARGIKINIKKLSVLINAPVVPTIARNSVGINDILSQIVNIAGKDYCPVPLKYGKETEKAIQQVIECISLAPSLAKKCHTGRFISAMLLANDVEINNLIFSASKNSNTKEKINSIVKKLEAREGIDGETIISNTRHGWASGIYHEVVKKPTHQEPTATDKIDSILLNRYLGLPIFGFMMFIMFALTFGLGKYPSEWIELFFSFLGKLLNNAFTAIGAPSIINSLLIDGIIGGVGGVLVFLPNIIILFLIVAILEDTGYMARAAFLVDKIMHGIGLHGKSFIPIILGFGCTVPAVMATRTLENHEDRLLTILVLPFVLCSARIPVFVLLSSAFFENYAGLVMFSMYFLSILVAITTAKVLKLLFFPGLSTPFVMELPPYHIPSLRGILIHTWERAWAFIRKAGTVILVGSIIIWALGSMPPGTEYAGESSWAAAIGKLLEPLVSPFGSDWRGAVALLFGFAAKEIVVSTLTVLSSSGSGVIENSIQNVFTPLSAYAFMVFTLIYTPCIATVAVIKKETQSWKWTGFSVGLGLIIAWILAFTVYQLGSIMNMR
- a CDS encoding PTS sugar transporter subunit IIA, producing the protein MLNEKLPARAVKIPLTSSDKISIIEELTQLLCDVYSIDSSAEIFDSVLEREEMMSTGVGYGLAIPHAKVDKISIPKIVAGISEKGVYFDSIDHRPARIFFLLVSPKNDCGEHVRILSELSRIMNNPRVREEILTAQTSAQFVDILGKFEG
- a CDS encoding DUF494 family protein: MNNRLLEVLILVAEALQQSNDASLALSEQTRNELIEKGFTNDEVQNAIHWIGERLPLNKGKRAIRVLSNFERIHLTTKGSGLLLKLRNLNLLTDEHIELIIARALLLNELPIDAESVRNMAFVLLFDLKNHHDGFSMYVDSDKNDLEN